The following are from one region of the Thiocapsa rosea genome:
- a CDS encoding arylsulfatase has translation MKTVLPRSPRSTVRKAGSLICALGIFGLAAALAAPAGAADTSRRPNIVVILGDDMGFSDMGSFGSEIRTPSLDALANEGVRFTNFYTHASCSPTRSMLLSGVDTHRNGLGNMDEWTAPNQRGVPGYEGYLNTRVLTLPQLLRDAGYHTYMVGKWHLGKDPELIPAARGFERDFSLLDGAGSYWDMTNFTGASPKSVFTEDGRYLTKLPKDYYATKTYTDKLIEFIDADQGDGKPFFAYVAHQAPHDPYHLPGEWRNRHVGEYDKGWDAVRQQRLQRQVALGIQPAGTQLAERMWFVPDPVTLAPAARATLGRKMELYAGMMENMDFHVGRLIDHLKTIGEYENTLFIVFGDNGAEGVDLFKLIAGQPGTRDFLFAAIKWSQTHPKAWGDPGSYVGYGPMWAQVSMTPFSQYKGWVAEGGIRNALIVSGPGVERPAGSINDGLMHVADIMPTLLEIAGTDYPKSHEGREAPELIGTSWNRMLRGQAQSPRSDKDTLAWEIFGNRAVRQGDWKLRWQYEPLGKGDWELFDLATDPAERNDLAAARPDKVRQMVALWDRYVRTNNVILPSRSPFETLKDQLPPRVPDDPGFPPLINKGQFVPPEDMLADPER, from the coding sequence ATGAAAACCGTATTGCCGCGCTCGCCGCGATCCACCGTCCGGAAGGCGGGCAGCCTGATCTGCGCGCTTGGGATCTTTGGCCTGGCGGCCGCGCTTGCCGCGCCCGCCGGCGCCGCGGACACCTCTCGCCGCCCGAACATCGTCGTCATCCTCGGCGATGACATGGGGTTTTCCGACATGGGCTCCTTCGGCAGCGAGATCCGAACGCCGAGCCTCGACGCCCTGGCCAACGAAGGGGTGCGCTTCACCAACTTCTACACCCACGCGAGCTGCTCGCCGACGCGTTCCATGCTGCTGAGCGGGGTGGATACACACCGGAACGGTCTGGGCAACATGGACGAGTGGACCGCGCCCAACCAGCGCGGCGTCCCCGGCTACGAGGGCTATCTCAACACCCGGGTGCTCACGCTGCCGCAACTTCTCAGGGATGCCGGCTACCACACCTACATGGTCGGCAAGTGGCACCTGGGCAAGGACCCGGAGCTGATTCCGGCCGCGCGTGGATTCGAGCGCGATTTCTCGCTGCTCGACGGGGCGGGCAGCTACTGGGACATGACCAATTTCACCGGCGCATCGCCGAAGTCGGTCTTCACCGAGGACGGGCGTTATCTCACCAAGCTGCCCAAGGACTACTACGCGACCAAGACCTACACCGACAAGCTGATCGAGTTCATCGACGCCGACCAGGGCGACGGCAAACCCTTCTTTGCCTATGTCGCCCATCAGGCGCCGCATGATCCCTATCACCTGCCGGGGGAATGGCGTAACCGTCATGTCGGCGAATACGACAAGGGTTGGGATGCGGTACGACAGCAGAGGTTGCAGCGCCAGGTTGCGCTCGGCATTCAGCCCGCGGGCACGCAGCTTGCCGAACGCATGTGGTTCGTCCCCGATCCCGTCACGCTCGCGCCGGCGGCCAGGGCAACGCTCGGCAGGAAGATGGAGCTCTATGCCGGCATGATGGAGAACATGGACTTCCACGTCGGCCGACTCATCGACCACCTCAAGACGATCGGCGAGTACGAGAACACGCTCTTCATCGTCTTCGGCGACAACGGCGCCGAGGGCGTCGATCTGTTCAAGTTGATCGCGGGCCAACCGGGCACGCGCGACTTCCTCTTCGCGGCGATCAAGTGGTCGCAGACCCATCCGAAGGCCTGGGGCGACCCGGGCTCCTATGTCGGCTACGGCCCGATGTGGGCACAGGTGTCGATGACGCCCTTCAGTCAGTACAAGGGCTGGGTCGCGGAAGGCGGCATCCGCAACGCGCTCATCGTCAGCGGTCCGGGCGTCGAACGGCCAGCGGGGAGCATCAATGATGGGCTCATGCATGTGGCCGACATCATGCCGACCCTGCTCGAGATTGCCGGCACCGACTATCCGAAGAGCCACGAGGGGCGCGAAGCCCCCGAGCTCATCGGCACGTCCTGGAACCGGATGCTGAGAGGCCAAGCGCAGTCGCCGCGCAGCGACAAGGACACCCTCGCCTGGGAGATCTTCGGCAATCGCGCAGTGCGGCAGGGGGACTGGAAGCTGCGCTGGCAATACGAGCCGTTGGGCAAGGGCGATTGGGAGCTTTTCGACCTCGCGACGGATCCTGCCGAGCGCAATGATCTGGCCGCGGCACGCCCCGACAAGGTGCGGCAGATGGTCGCCCTCTGGGATCGGTACGTCCGCACGAACAACGTGATCCTGCCCAGCCGCTCCCCGTTCGAGACCCTGAAAGATCAGCTTCCGCCGCGTGTCCCGGATGACCCCGGCTTCCCGCCGCTGATCAACAAGGGGCAGTTCGTGCCGCCCGAGGACATGCTGGCCGATCCCGAGCGTTGA
- a CDS encoding SMP-30/gluconolactonase/LRE family protein, producing MKTHTGKILIDKTRGLKFTESPRWHDGKLWFLDIHDKAIMTADLDGQVETAVELPFIPNALGFRRDGSLLVGDAMQRRIHRWDGQALQSLADLSGITTFCLSDGIVDAQDRMYVGDIGYNFFDPANKPVDTCVIACVEPDGRARIVADGLHFPNGMVITPDGKALIVGETMGHRLTAFDVQADGSLANRRVYAQLPDDVSPDGIALDAEGAVWLANPEGRFAALRVREGGEIAERVELDTEGYAVMLGGPHRRHLFICGSDSHDPAEIARTPSATLRVIEVEVPGAGVP from the coding sequence ATGAAGACGCACACCGGCAAGATCCTGATCGACAAGACGCGCGGGCTTAAATTCACCGAAAGCCCGCGCTGGCACGACGGCAAGCTGTGGTTCCTGGATATCCACGACAAGGCGATCATGACCGCGGACCTAGACGGCCAGGTCGAGACGGCGGTGGAGCTGCCGTTCATCCCGAACGCACTCGGTTTCCGGCGCGACGGCAGCCTGCTGGTCGGCGATGCGATGCAGCGCCGAATCCACCGCTGGGACGGCCAGGCGCTGCAATCCCTGGCCGATCTGAGCGGCATCACGACCTTTTGCCTGAGCGACGGGATCGTCGATGCGCAAGATCGGATGTACGTGGGCGACATCGGCTACAACTTCTTCGACCCCGCGAATAAGCCCGTGGACACCTGCGTGATCGCCTGCGTCGAGCCCGATGGCCGCGCCAGGATCGTCGCCGACGGCCTGCACTTCCCGAACGGGATGGTGATCACGCCCGACGGCAAGGCCTTGATCGTCGGCGAGACCATGGGTCACCGCCTGACCGCGTTCGACGTGCAGGCCGATGGATCGCTCGCCAACCGGCGTGTCTATGCGCAGTTGCCCGATGACGTGAGTCCCGACGGCATCGCGCTCGACGCCGAGGGCGCAGTCTGGCTCGCCAACCCCGAAGGGCGATTCGCAGCCTTGCGGGTCCGCGAAGGCGGCGAGATCGCCGAGCGGGTCGAGCTGGACACCGAGGGCTACGCGGTGATGCTGGGCGGGCCGCACCGCCGGCATCTGTTCATCTGCGGCTCGGACTCGCACGATCCGGCCGAGATCGCGCGGACCCCGAGCGCGACCCTGCGGGTGATCGAGGTCGAGGTGCCGGGAGCCGGCGTTCCCTGA